In Sebaldella termitidis ATCC 33386, one DNA window encodes the following:
- a CDS encoding autotransporter domain-containing protein: MLGNKRMCMFLALGSIASIYADNNNNISKSKYERLYNNITKNMGSKTADENYRLLEKILNKRNKELNDLYMQSDYIVKPEYLEWQIFFSGFYNSNHRGGSKETVSSLEKGTAKSVDLGMYIPVKGITREDIKLNISSVDAPTVNVNMSPVAAPQITAPVFTVGDFSFPAAPNVVVPYFGVQNSYQGKSIGGITTLVRYNTSGNRAYENLNVESPTGTTLNMDGTTNNISVTGAASYNNGSYTGTTAASYTHTGYSTGFAVHNISNNGNFEVKGNWDLIMTNGASYNNWGFLSYRPYYATSDSRLVFSGNLNLQADDTTSSFSSTGLVGLSLNLTNSNPNSGAKAVLENTGTITIKNGTQSGQSGIAMQLDRGTASSSMAGELINSGNIIIELNTGNVSGSTGGVGVFVAVDPYTRPILIKPGNISVTGEGNRAVEIGASVYGSNDYVNSTIEIDGSNGKIILEGTKNVGLYVQRGLSTTGNNILDNVKNMDIYINGTNTPAVSRETQSATLKTMDMILNDTVIKKVEFGADSKQSSIVKVSYGKVTLDSSLINSIVPINAGTQNSIVSGSYGTVIKNYMPITINPGAIAMTGIITNGTFENYGDIVNNSSSFTTQWGSNYGSLGLVVSGMVAGEYGLNKGNIEMNGNYATAVYNNGLSLTSENSYIEVNGKQPTAVYSGSGSLYVNGAYQNTSSETNITTDRLEVNGDGGAALFSKGGNITLQSQTPGQAMELTVNGKDSFAFFFQKDNYTTLTGKTVINGDVNANLKNGAIGYYYEGSGISNTVDLQGYVNSVTDASNGKLTINTDSDSFNIAVKNAKVNLSDLKDLSGNSSIEFIGSGKSKLTSSLLVIDTDSNIDKNNNTGDKTYRNTEIGKSGVSVNQGVTISGTEDNLVAIGQSYKANEYNRINSENNGIITLSGNKSIGIYTQRAGQTNTGALNLNGESSIGMYTTAGTVRNSSEINIGNNGVGIYAETYPEPNDYTTSYASFDVYNSGKITASSGKKAIGIYVNENSSGGYYGQGTLYLEDGSDIDVSASKGGVGIYSNKSYVSGNGLNKITAGENGTGIYIKDNTVSLSNLELNLKGDNSVGIYTDGTSSFSGTGTVNVDGKGIVIFNVAGSGYFNQSFSVNSTVDSQYIVQNIKDRTMFYDSYASLGAGGTFTSGINSAVLLGSNSYLDAAGDNMVGIALTGAYSGGLPVTINGEAVNHEATNKGVINFGGSKSTAIYVTNGAKAKNEGSVYMGNSSVGLYGSGAGTSIENSGYIGIGAGSSGLYIKDGSAVSNSGVINSTGEKAVGIYIDGTADITGENNGTIKLTGDKSVGVYITSGGIKTFNNNNSVELGGSVSAADPSIGIFNNNSQGTVNNSTDMILGEKSIGIYNKGGIINHTAGDIKIAPAGTGIYMNAGNLNLTGGKLLLSGEKTVGIYATNGAVTDNNAEISVSSGSYGAVLSGNAVYTGRNISHLEDTGVLIYSDGKTTVINETGADLNMSGSDSIGFYMINGGDITNKAAINGDNGTANMGIYNKEGSINNSGDIKIGNSVITDPDNPFANKYAVGVYGENVQNMQNSGNISIGSDAVGFYSINNINESLNTGNITSVSEKAVGIYIEQGAVRNEGNITLSGDGSIGIAGTRNTEITNAGIITMNGNDSMGIYANANSKVINESTGKIYINGNNSTGIQLSGGSILENHGLIEIASGTIGSVQVVTGEAAYTPPSIINAGIIKVDEKFELNGFDLIIKPDPSSFRVPTAEEVALNGYSPEDINGGFLLSNSVSIVAPGFNFGDNVAKIDPLFTQGTNARVYKFENVFDPTTPGGGQNTGEVSVKSTSVTFDAIPVTNAQGKIDIWMEKINYDNFTQGAWYDGFAKNIENKYLNAQGDALKIYDRLDLIKDENTLRDSLEQLSGSMYANINQREQDIYGVLNNALFTLQNSENNTKENVKINVIAGKGSTKEDTSGVESYDYNTVGVLALREVERTYRHTFGYSLGYTRTDFQMKNTDNEDQADTIQLGLHNKYTVNGWNFRNDLLGRVSFHTNDRSITWYDKTKSDMKSDYNVYGLSSLNEIGKDFEIGRNVKMVPYTGLELGYMTHESFEESGAAESLKVESNDAYSIKPSIGVRLEAEKRLGSESNWKIKGNIGAGYEYELGNMNRQEEAGLSAIEEGHHKLAQTAEDKGRLKTNGIIGVELKDRYGIFLTGEYGIGNEKKEDYKVGVSFKASF; this comes from the coding sequence ATGTTAGGCAATAAGAGAATGTGCATGTTTTTAGCTTTAGGTTCTATAGCAAGTATTTATGCAGATAATAACAATAATATCTCTAAAAGTAAATATGAAAGACTTTATAATAATATAACCAAAAATATGGGAAGTAAAACAGCAGATGAAAATTATAGACTTTTAGAAAAAATATTAAATAAAAGAAATAAAGAGTTAAATGATTTGTATATGCAAAGTGATTATATTGTAAAACCTGAATATTTAGAATGGCAGATATTTTTTAGCGGGTTCTATAATAGCAATCACAGAGGCGGATCGAAAGAAACAGTGTCAAGTCTGGAAAAAGGAACGGCAAAATCTGTAGATCTGGGAATGTATATACCGGTAAAGGGAATTACAAGGGAAGATATAAAATTAAATATCAGTTCAGTGGATGCGCCGACAGTAAATGTAAATATGTCACCTGTAGCAGCTCCTCAGATAACAGCACCGGTTTTTACAGTGGGAGATTTTAGTTTTCCCGCAGCACCAAATGTGGTAGTACCGTATTTTGGAGTACAGAATTCATATCAGGGAAAATCTATAGGAGGAATAACAACTCTGGTTCGTTATAATACTTCCGGAAACAGAGCTTATGAAAATCTGAATGTAGAATCACCTACGGGAACTACGCTGAACATGGACGGAACAACAAATAACATATCAGTAACGGGAGCAGCTTCGTATAATAATGGTTCGTATACAGGGACAACAGCTGCTTCTTATACTCATACCGGTTATAGTACAGGATTTGCAGTACATAATATATCAAATAACGGTAATTTTGAAGTAAAAGGCAACTGGGATCTGATTATGACTAACGGAGCAAGTTATAATAACTGGGGCTTTTTAAGCTATAGACCATACTATGCAACATCAGACAGCAGGCTTGTATTTTCAGGAAACTTAAATTTGCAGGCAGATGATACTACATCTTCGTTTTCATCAACAGGACTTGTCGGATTAAGTCTTAATCTGACAAATTCAAATCCGAACTCTGGTGCAAAAGCAGTTCTTGAAAATACGGGAACAATAACAATAAAAAATGGAACACAATCCGGACAAAGCGGGATAGCAATGCAGCTGGACAGGGGAACTGCATCATCTTCAATGGCAGGAGAGCTGATCAATTCAGGGAATATCATAATAGAACTGAATACAGGAAACGTATCGGGATCAACAGGAGGAGTAGGAGTATTTGTTGCAGTAGACCCGTACACAAGGCCTATTCTGATAAAGCCCGGTAATATAAGTGTTACCGGAGAAGGAAACCGGGCTGTGGAAATCGGAGCTTCAGTATATGGAAGTAATGATTATGTAAATTCAACAATAGAAATAGATGGATCAAACGGGAAAATAATACTGGAAGGTACCAAAAATGTCGGGTTATATGTTCAAAGAGGTTTGAGTACCACAGGAAACAATATTTTAGATAATGTAAAAAATATGGATATATATATAAACGGAACAAATACACCGGCAGTATCAAGAGAAACACAGTCTGCAACGTTAAAAACAATGGATATGATATTAAATGATACTGTAATAAAAAAAGTAGAATTCGGAGCAGACTCCAAGCAAAGTTCTATAGTAAAAGTGAGTTATGGAAAAGTAACGCTGGACAGCAGTCTTATTAATTCCATAGTCCCTATTAATGCAGGAACTCAAAATTCTATAGTGTCAGGTTCATATGGAACAGTAATAAAAAATTATATGCCTATTACAATAAATCCGGGGGCAATAGCAATGACCGGAATAATAACTAACGGGACCTTTGAAAATTACGGGGATATCGTAAATAATTCTTCTTCATTTACAACTCAGTGGGGAAGTAATTACGGGAGTCTGGGTCTTGTAGTCAGCGGAATGGTAGCGGGTGAATATGGTTTAAATAAAGGTAATATTGAAATGAACGGTAATTATGCCACTGCTGTTTATAATAACGGATTAAGTCTGACATCTGAAAACAGCTATATAGAGGTGAACGGTAAACAACCGACAGCGGTCTACAGCGGATCGGGTTCTTTATATGTAAACGGGGCATATCAGAATACTTCGTCAGAAACAAATATTACTACAGACAGACTTGAAGTAAATGGCGACGGGGGAGCAGCTTTATTTTCAAAAGGCGGGAATATTACCCTGCAGTCCCAAACTCCAGGACAGGCTATGGAATTAACAGTAAACGGAAAGGACAGCTTTGCATTCTTTTTTCAAAAAGATAACTATACCACTCTGACAGGGAAAACAGTAATTAATGGTGATGTAAATGCAAACTTGAAAAACGGGGCAATAGGATATTATTATGAAGGCAGCGGAATATCAAATACTGTTGATCTTCAGGGATATGTAAACAGCGTAACTGATGCTTCAAACGGGAAGCTTACTATAAATACAGATTCAGACAGCTTTAATATAGCAGTAAAAAATGCAAAGGTAAATTTAAGTGATCTGAAGGATCTGTCAGGAAATTCTTCAATAGAGTTTATCGGTTCAGGGAAATCCAAGCTGACTTCATCACTGCTGGTAATAGATACAGATTCCAATATAGATAAAAACAATAATACAGGAGATAAAACATACAGAAATACTGAAATAGGAAAATCCGGAGTATCTGTAAACCAAGGTGTGACAATAAGCGGAACTGAAGATAATCTGGTAGCAATAGGACAGAGCTATAAGGCGAATGAGTATAACAGAATAAACAGCGAAAATAACGGGATAATTACTCTTAGCGGAAATAAATCTATAGGTATTTATACTCAAAGAGCAGGGCAGACTAATACAGGCGCTCTAAATTTGAACGGTGAAAGCAGTATAGGGATGTATACTACTGCCGGAACTGTCAGAAACAGCAGTGAGATAAATATTGGAAATAACGGTGTGGGAATTTATGCGGAAACTTATCCGGAACCAAATGATTACACAACTTCTTATGCAAGTTTTGATGTATATAATTCCGGGAAAATAACTGCATCTTCAGGTAAAAAGGCCATAGGAATTTATGTAAATGAAAATTCAAGCGGAGGATATTACGGACAGGGAACTCTGTATCTCGAAGACGGGAGTGATATTGATGTAAGCGCTTCAAAAGGCGGTGTAGGAATATACTCCAATAAATCTTATGTTTCAGGTAACGGACTTAATAAAATAACAGCAGGGGAAAACGGAACAGGAATATATATTAAAGATAATACTGTATCCCTTAGTAATCTGGAGCTAAATCTGAAGGGAGATAATTCTGTGGGTATATATACTGACGGAACTTCATCTTTCTCAGGAACAGGAACGGTAAATGTAGACGGGAAAGGAATAGTAATATTTAACGTAGCCGGTTCAGGATATTTTAATCAGAGTTTTTCCGTTAATTCTACGGTTGATTCACAGTATATAGTACAGAATATAAAAGACAGAACCATGTTTTATGATTCGTATGCTTCTTTGGGAGCCGGAGGAACATTTACTTCCGGAATTAATTCGGCAGTATTGCTCGGAAGTAATTCATATTTAGATGCGGCAGGAGATAATATGGTGGGGATAGCCCTTACAGGTGCTTATTCAGGCGGGCTTCCCGTAACTATAAATGGTGAAGCTGTAAATCATGAAGCAACTAATAAAGGAGTAATAAATTTCGGCGGCAGCAAATCAACAGCAATTTATGTAACAAATGGTGCTAAGGCAAAAAATGAAGGTTCTGTATATATGGGGAATTCTTCTGTGGGATTGTATGGGAGCGGTGCAGGTACCAGCATTGAAAATTCCGGATATATAGGAATCGGAGCGGGATCATCAGGGCTTTATATAAAAGATGGCAGCGCTGTCTCGAATTCGGGTGTAATTAATAGTACAGGCGAAAAGGCTGTAGGTATTTATATCGACGGAACAGCTGATATTACAGGAGAAAATAACGGAACTATAAAATTAACAGGTGATAAATCTGTAGGAGTATATATTACATCTGGAGGTATAAAAACCTTTAATAATAATAATTCTGTAGAATTAGGCGGTTCAGTGAGCGCGGCTGATCCGAGTATAGGGATATTCAATAATAATTCTCAGGGAACGGTTAATAATTCCACTGACATGATACTGGGTGAAAAATCTATAGGTATCTATAATAAAGGCGGTATAATAAATCATACAGCCGGAGATATAAAAATTGCTCCGGCAGGTACCGGGATATATATGAATGCCGGGAATCTGAATCTTACAGGCGGGAAATTGTTATTAAGCGGTGAAAAAACAGTAGGAATTTATGCGACAAACGGTGCCGTAACTGATAATAATGCTGAGATAAGTGTAAGCAGCGGCAGTTATGGTGCAGTGTTAAGCGGGAATGCAGTCTATACCGGAAGAAATATATCTCATTTGGAAGATACGGGTGTTTTGATTTATTCTGACGGTAAAACAACTGTTATTAATGAAACAGGGGCGGACCTGAATATGTCAGGTTCTGACTCAATAGGCTTTTACATGATAAATGGCGGGGATATAACAAATAAAGCCGCAATAAATGGTGACAACGGAACTGCAAATATGGGAATATATAATAAAGAAGGCAGTATAAATAACAGCGGTGATATAAAAATCGGTAATTCTGTTATAACAGATCCGGATAATCCTTTTGCTAATAAGTACGCAGTGGGAGTCTACGGAGAAAATGTACAGAATATGCAAAACAGCGGAAATATATCTATTGGTTCCGATGCAGTAGGTTTTTACTCGATAAATAATATAAATGAATCTCTGAATACTGGAAATATAACATCTGTGTCAGAAAAAGCAGTGGGGATATACATAGAGCAGGGAGCAGTAAGAAATGAAGGCAATATTACATTATCGGGAGACGGAAGTATCGGAATAGCCGGAACAAGAAATACTGAGATTACAAATGCAGGAATTATAACAATGAATGGTAACGACAGTATGGGTATTTATGCTAATGCCAATTCGAAGGTAATAAATGAAAGTACGGGAAAGATATATATAAACGGAAATAACAGTACAGGAATACAGCTTTCAGGAGGTTCAATACTTGAAAATCACGGACTGATAGAAATAGCTTCCGGAACAATAGGTTCTGTACAGGTAGTAACCGGAGAAGCGGCATATACTCCTCCAAGTATAATAAACGCAGGAATTATAAAGGTGGATGAAAAATTCGAGCTGAACGGCTTTGATCTTATTATAAAGCCTGATCCGTCAAGCTTTAGAGTACCTACAGCAGAAGAGGTTGCTCTAAATGGTTATTCGCCGGAAGATATAAACGGCGGTTTTCTTCTAAGCAACAGTGTGAGTATAGTGGCACCGGGATTTAATTTTGGTGACAATGTTGCAAAAATAGACCCGTTATTTACTCAGGGAACTAATGCAAGGGTGTATAAATTTGAAAATGTATTTGATCCTACTACTCCGGGCGGAGGACAAAATACCGGAGAAGTGTCTGTAAAAAGTACTTCAGTGACATTTGATGCAATTCCGGTAACGAATGCACAGGGGAAAATAGATATATGGATGGAAAAGATCAATTATGACAACTTTACACAAGGAGCATGGTATGACGGCTTTGCCAAAAATATAGAAAATAAATATCTAAATGCACAGGGTGATGCACTGAAAATTTATGACAGGCTTGATCTTATAAAAGATGAAAATACATTAAGAGATAGTTTAGAGCAGCTTTCGGGAAGCATGTATGCCAATATAAACCAAAGAGAACAGGATATTTACGGTGTACTAAATAATGCCTTGTTTACACTGCAGAATTCAGAGAACAACACAAAAGAAAATGTAAAAATAAATGTAATAGCAGGTAAAGGAAGCACTAAGGAAGATACGAGCGGAGTAGAGTCATATGATTATAATACAGTAGGTGTACTGGCGCTTAGGGAAGTAGAAAGAACATACAGACATACATTTGGTTATTCACTTGGGTATACAAGAACTGATTTTCAGATGAAGAATACTGATAATGAGGATCAGGCAGATACTATACAGCTTGGATTACATAATAAATATACTGTAAACGGATGGAATTTCCGAAATGACCTGCTGGGAAGAGTGAGCTTCCATACAAATGACAGAAGCATTACATGGTATGATAAAACAAAGTCAGATATGAAATCGGATTATAATGTATACGGTCTAAGCTCATTAAATGAAATTGGAAAAGACTTTGAAATAGGGCGGAATGTAAAGATGGTACCTTATACAGGTCTGGAGCTGGGATATATGACACATGAAAGCTTTGAGGAGAGCGGAGCTGCCGAAAGTCTGAAGGTGGAAAGCAATGATGCTTACAGTATAAAGCCAAGTATAGGTGTAAGACTGGAAGCGGAAAAAAGGCTCGGATCGGAGTCAAACTGGAAAATCAAGGGTAATATAGGAGCAGGTTATGAATATGAGCTTGGAAATATGAACAGACAGGAAGAAGCCGGTCTTTCAGCAATAGAAGAAGGTCATCATAAACTGGCACAGACAGCTGAGGATAAGGGGAGATTAAAGACAAACGGTATAATAGGGGTGGAATTAAAAGACAGATATGGAATATTCCTTACAGGAGAATACGGAATAGGAAATGAAAAGAAAGAAGATTATAAAGTAGGAGTTTCTTTTAAGGCTTCATTTTAG
- the gltX gene encoding glutamate--tRNA ligase, which produces MEGKRVRVRIAPSPTGDPHVGTAYIGLFNYAFAKKNNGDFLLRIEDTDRTRFSADSEQQIFDAMHWLGLNYDEGPDVGGAKGPYRQSERFHIYKEYAEKLVEKGEAYYCFCTPERLSKLRERQIAMKQAPGYDRHCRNLTDEEVKQKLAEGVSYVIRLKMPYEGDTVVHDELRGDIVFENSKIDDQVLLKSDGFPTYHLANIVDDYLMEITHVIRAEEWIASTPKHIQLYKAFGWEEPKWYHMPLLRNADKSKISKRKNPVSLNYYVEEGYLKEGLLNFLALMGWSFGGDKEIFSLEEMIENFSFDRISLGGPVFDLVKLGWVNNQHMKLKDLKELTKLALPYFVKAGYYENEDLSDEEFTKLMRIVEIGRESAQTLKELPEKSVIYYEDDFELPNSEEAENKKERKSIEKLRSSMETEIGKKAIDLFVNKISMLNEKISEEEAIKILNELQEELGEGPAAVLMPIRAVLTGKARGADLYTVIGIIGKERTLGRVKKTKEKYNL; this is translated from the coding sequence ATGGAAGGTAAAAGAGTAAGGGTAAGAATAGCACCTTCTCCAACTGGAGATCCGCATGTGGGGACTGCGTATATAGGGCTTTTTAACTATGCATTTGCCAAGAAAAATAACGGGGATTTTTTATTAAGAATAGAGGATACAGACAGAACAAGATTTTCAGCGGATTCTGAACAGCAGATCTTCGATGCTATGCACTGGCTGGGTCTTAATTATGATGAGGGACCGGATGTAGGCGGAGCAAAAGGACCGTACAGACAATCTGAAAGATTTCATATATATAAAGAATATGCAGAAAAGCTTGTGGAAAAGGGAGAAGCATATTACTGCTTCTGTACTCCTGAGAGACTTTCCAAGCTTAGAGAAAGACAAATAGCAATGAAGCAGGCACCGGGATATGACAGACACTGCAGAAATCTCACAGATGAGGAAGTAAAGCAGAAGCTCGCCGAAGGTGTATCTTATGTAATCAGACTGAAAATGCCTTATGAAGGTGATACTGTTGTTCATGACGAATTAAGAGGGGATATAGTTTTTGAAAACAGCAAAATTGATGATCAGGTATTATTAAAGTCAGACGGATTTCCGACTTATCATCTTGCTAATATAGTGGATGATTACTTAATGGAAATAACGCATGTAATCAGAGCTGAAGAATGGATAGCTTCCACACCTAAGCATATACAGCTGTATAAGGCTTTTGGATGGGAAGAACCGAAATGGTATCATATGCCTCTTTTGAGAAATGCAGATAAATCGAAGATATCGAAAAGAAAGAATCCCGTTTCTTTGAACTACTATGTAGAAGAAGGATATCTGAAAGAGGGTCTTTTGAACTTTCTTGCTCTTATGGGATGGAGCTTCGGAGGAGATAAAGAAATATTCAGTCTTGAAGAAATGATAGAGAATTTTTCTTTTGACAGAATCTCGCTTGGAGGGCCGGTTTTTGATCTTGTAAAGCTGGGCTGGGTAAATAATCAGCATATGAAGCTTAAAGATCTGAAAGAACTTACAAAACTTGCTCTGCCTTACTTTGTGAAAGCAGGGTATTATGAAAATGAAGATTTAAGTGATGAAGAATTTACAAAGCTTATGAGAATAGTGGAGATAGGAAGAGAGTCAGCACAGACATTAAAGGAGCTTCCTGAAAAATCAGTTATTTACTATGAAGATGATTTTGAACTTCCGAATTCTGAAGAGGCTGAAAATAAAAAAGAAAGAAAATCTATTGAAAAGCTTCGTTCATCAATGGAAACAGAAATTGGCAAAAAAGCGATAGATTTATTTGTAAATAAGATCAGTATGTTAAATGAAAAAATCAGTGAAGAGGAAGCTATAAAAATTCTGAATGAATTGCAGGAAGAGCTTGGTGAAGGACCTGCTGCAGTTCTTATGCCGATAAGAGCAGTACTTACAGGAAAAGCAAGAGGTGCAGATCTATATACTGTAATTGGAATTATCGGGAAGGAAAGAACACTGGGAAGAGTGAAGAAAACTAAAGAAAAATATAATTTATAG
- the prfB gene encoding peptide chain release factor 2 (programmed frameshift): MDLFEIKKEIEGFTESINEIRGHLDLENLKAKIKELEEQTLTENFWDDQQESQKVIKELNILKKDRDEFNKLSTLLEDVGVLLEFAENGETEFQGELREKIENLKNEVENFKIKLLLDEKYDSCNAMLTINAGAGGTEACDWAEMLYRMYDRWAAIHGFSVSVLDSLAGDEAGIKSVTLSIAGEYVYGYLKGEKGVHRLVRISPFDANKKRHTSFAAINVLPELEDDVELNIKPDDLKIDTYRSSGAGGQHVNTTDSAVRITHIPTNTVVTCQKERSQLKNRETAMKILKSKLLELEMQKRENEISEIQGQQSKIEWGSQIRSYVFQPYKMVKDHRTKAEEGNVDKVMDGNIDNFINEYLKWYKNTD; this comes from the exons ATGGATCTTTTTGAAATCAAAAAAGAGATTGAAGGGTTTACTGAAAGTATAAACGAAATTAGGGGGCATCTT GATCTGGAAAATTTAAAAGCAAAAATAAAAGAATTGGAAGAACAGACACTTACGGAAAATTTCTGGGATGATCAGCAGGAAAGCCAGAAGGTCATAAAAGAATTGAATATACTGAAAAAAGACAGGGACGAATTTAATAAATTAAGTACACTTCTAGAAGATGTGGGTGTTTTACTGGAATTTGCAGAAAACGGTGAAACTGAATTTCAGGGAGAGCTTAGGGAAAAAATTGAAAATCTAAAGAATGAAGTGGAAAACTTTAAGATAAAACTGCTTTTGGATGAGAAATACGACAGCTGTAATGCTATGCTGACAATAAATGCAGGTGCAGGAGGAACAGAGGCCTGCGACTGGGCAGAAATGCTTTACAGAATGTATGACAGATGGGCAGCAATACATGGCTTTAGTGTATCGGTGCTGGACTCACTTGCCGGTGATGAAGCCGGGATAAAAAGTGTAACACTAAGTATTGCCGGTGAATATGTATATGGTTATCTGAAAGGGGAAAAAGGTGTTCACAGACTTGTAAGGATTTCACCTTTTGATGCCAATAAGAAGAGACATACATCATTTGCGGCAATAAATGTGCTTCCGGAACTGGAAGATGATGTGGAGCTGAATATCAAGCCTGACGATCTGAAAATAGATACATACAGATCAAGCGGAGCAGGCGGACAGCATGTAAATACTACAGACTCGGCTGTGAGAATTACACATATACCCACTAATACAGTAGTAACATGTCAGAAAGAAAGATCGCAGCTGAAAAACAGGGAAACTGCCATGAAAATACTAAAATCAAAACTGCTGGAGCTCGAAATGCAGAAAAGAGAAAACGAAATTTCGGAGATACAGGGGCAGCAGTCTAAAATAGAATGGGGAAGCCAGATAAGGTCATATGTATTCCAGCCTTATAAAATGGTGAAAGATCACAGGACAAAAGCCGAGGAAGGCAATGTAGACAAAGTAATGGACGGAAATATAGATAATTTTATAAATGAATATCTGAAATGGTATAAGAATACAGATTAA
- a CDS encoding 2-hydroxyacid dehydrogenase has protein sequence MKIALFDVKPYDREFFEKWNKKYNASITYFEERLSVNNAVLTKYYDVVCVFVNDDVNEKVLSILSKNGIRLLALRSAGYNNVDFKAAKKYGIRVVRVPAYSPYAVAEHALALIMTLNRKIHKAYSRTRDGNFTLNGLLGTDLHGKTAGIIGTGRIAKILIGILKGLGMNVLGYDKFPDEKAAKEIGYTYVTLDELYKESDIISLHCPLTPETMYLINYNSIKKMKDGVMIINTGRGKLIDTSMLIEGLKDKKISAAGLDVYEEEESYFFEDDSADVLQDDVLARLLTFNNVIVTSHQAFFTREALDGIVETTFNNILEYHNKQELTNEVYYDEKENRIVEGNLQKH, from the coding sequence ATGAAAATAGCTTTATTTGATGTAAAACCATACGACAGAGAATTTTTTGAAAAATGGAATAAAAAATATAATGCCAGCATCACATATTTTGAAGAAAGACTTTCTGTAAATAATGCCGTTCTTACAAAATATTATGATGTCGTCTGCGTTTTTGTAAACGATGATGTAAATGAAAAAGTGCTTTCTATTCTTTCCAAAAACGGAATAAGACTTTTGGCTTTGAGAAGTGCAGGCTATAATAATGTTGATTTTAAAGCTGCAAAAAAATATGGTATCAGGGTAGTAAGAGTTCCCGCTTATTCTCCTTATGCAGTAGCAGAACATGCGCTTGCTCTGATTATGACCCTGAATAGAAAAATTCATAAAGCATACAGCAGAACAAGAGACGGAAACTTTACGCTGAACGGACTTCTGGGAACAGATCTTCATGGTAAAACTGCGGGTATTATCGGTACCGGAAGAATAGCCAAAATACTGATAGGTATTTTGAAAGGTCTGGGAATGAATGTTCTTGGTTATGATAAATTTCCTGATGAAAAAGCTGCAAAGGAAATAGGATATACCTATGTTACGCTTGATGAATTATATAAAGAATCTGACATTATATCACTGCACTGTCCGCTTACCCCGGAAACTATGTACCTTATTAATTATAACAGTATAAAGAAAATGAAAGACGGTGTTATGATTATTAATACAGGAAGAGGAAAGCTTATAGATACAAGCATGCTTATAGAGGGGCTGAAAGACAAAAAAATAAGTGCTGCCGGACTTGATGTTTACGAAGAGGAGGAATCATATTTCTTTGAGGATGATTCTGCTGATGTGCTTCAGGATGATGTACTAGCAAGACTGCTCACATTTAACAATGTTATCGTTACATCGCATCAGGCTTTCTTCACAAGGGAAGCTCTTGACGGAATAGTAGAAACTACTTTTAATAATATTCTGGAATACCATAATAAGCAGGAGCTTACAAATGAAGTGTATTATGATGAAAAAGAAAATAGAATTGTAGAAGGCAATCTACAGAAACACTAG